From Ipomoea triloba cultivar NCNSP0323 chromosome 5, ASM357664v1, the proteins below share one genomic window:
- the LOC116020604 gene encoding uncharacterized protein LOC116020604, with protein sequence MESNRHSPSVIARLMGLDEPLPPQPVYKQRRILSETYLRKSASIVLREKSSFSVGHSSSMNTKKRKAIKDAFEDNLPRYVQEENKLLDVRNFPSEYCLGHSAVCKSSSASKYRNNEICKKSDIMSEGNILSSLQELETGSVVGSIGDFETGQLSKLKSHFELKDYTYHPSTRTTVLGPSSVHYPKSDMEPPKQSFRVPFGTPSRRLQYARHYHVGDPKTKPVQLGPVTQPAALSPSSSSSLNNNILDRSAYSFSNLLFFTKESKRQMLEQWNLTKDFQEVEVDKGCSNPREISSRDGWKSEHSRTLPRSNTSQICMNISGNANSRSRTEPTLYGSCLWQKDDVRNENKCMKQSQKHYVELGDRRVVIPEKKSASRFYKCNPGLSNSESKSLAFTRNAAGSMANANTKGNGISFMNFENLHSEPSPCSLSTGDDLSSNSWEASFKQESLNESPPNRLVSLKDTIIDPNSTMNLKEAKQSSPISVLEPHFKARKLRNSECYDGPVVDLHSVVKQLKLLETSSEETYSEGSEMAVSSVENNEKRSFYFSQELLGVFSSEESRDFSYLVDVLDEAHLNFEVDFETCNSLESPINPLLFEALEKKYGKQISWLKSERRLLFDRINSWFSEILNSFTDIHVRSKSLKMMFHPTLRRSEVEEELWMLLVNEEKEVGKDLSEKALGVETKWLKMESEISNICKEVENYLFDELVAELFCI encoded by the exons ATGGAATCTAATAGACATTCTCCAAGTGTTATTGCAAGGCTGATGGGTCTTGATGAGCCGCTACCTCCACAGCCTGTctataaacaaagaagaatacTCTCAGAAACTTATCTCCGAAAATCAGCTTCTATAGTTTTGCGGGAGAAAAGCTCATTTTCTGTAGGCCACTCTTCTAGTATGAATACTAAGAAGCGCAAAGCAATTAAAGATGCTTTTGAAGATAATTTACCAAGATATGTTCAAGAGGAAAATAAGCTGCTTGATGTCCGGAATTTTCCATCAGAATACTGTCTCGGACATTCAGCTGTCTGTAAGTCATCCAGTGCTTCAAAATATAGAAACAATGAAATATGCAAGAAGTCAGATATAATGTCTGAAGGGAATATTTTGAGTTCACTTCAGGAATTAGAAACAGGTTCTGTTGTGGGTTCCATTGGTGATTTTGAGACAGGCCAGTTGAGCAAACTGAAATCCCACTTTGAGTTGAAGGATTACACATATCATCCATCTACTAGGACTACTGTACTAGGACCTAGTTCTGTACATTATCCTAAAAGTGACATGGAACCTCCCAAACAGAGTTTTAGAGTTCCCTTTGGAACTCCGAGTAGAAGACTCCAATATGCAAGGCACTATCATGTTGGCGATCCTAAAACCAAACCAGTGCAATTGGGACCAGTTACTCAGCCAGCGGCATTAAGCCCCTCATCTTCAAGTTCCTTAAACAACAATATCCTAGATCGTAGTGCATATTCCTTTTCAAATCTGTTATTTTTTACAAAAGAGTCTAAGAGGCAAATGCTTGAACAATGGAATCTAACCAAAGACTTTCAGGAAGTTGAAGTGGATAAAGGCTGTAGCAATCCTAGGGAAATTAGTAGCAGAGATGGTTGGAAGAGTGAGCATAGTAGAACTTTACCGAGATCAAACACTTCACAGATTTGTATGAATATATCAGGAAATGCCAATAGCAGATCCAGAACTGAGCCTACTCTATATGGCTCATGTTTGTGGCAAAAGGATGATGTTAGGAATGAAAACAAATGCATGAAGCAAAGCCAGAAACATTATGTTGAACTTGGAGATAGAAGAGTAGTTATTCCAGAGAAGAAGAGTGCATCTAGATTCTACAAATGCAATCCTGGTCTTTCAAACTCTGAGAGTAAAAGTCTTGCTTTCACAAGGAATGCTGCAGGTTCAATGGCTAATGCGAACACCAAGGGCAATGGAATTTCTTTtatgaattttgaaaatcttcATTCTGAACCAAGTCCATGCTCTTTGTCAACTGGAGATGATCTTTCCTCTAACAGTTGGGAAGCTTCATTTAAACAG GAATCATTGAATGAATCCCCTCCAAACAGGCTGGTTTCTTTGAAAGATACCATAATTGACCCAAATTCTACTATGAATTTGAAGGAAGCCAAACAAAGTAGTCCAATTTCAGTTCTTGAACCACATTTTAAGGCACGGAAACTTCGAAACTCTGAATGCTATGATGGTCCTGTTGTAGATTTACATA GTGTGGTAAAGCAGCTTAAGCTTCTTGAAACCAGCTCAGAGGAAACATACTCTGAAGGATCTGAAATGGCTGTATCAAGTGTTGAAAATAATGAGAAACGATCTTTTTACTTTTCTCAAGAACTGCTGGGAGTGTTTAGCAGTGAAGAAAGTAGGGATTTCTCTTACCTAGTTGATGTTTTAGATGAGGCCCACCTGAATTTTGAAGTGGACTTCGAAACATGTAATTCTTTGGAATCCCCTATAAACCCATTGTTGTTTGAGGCATTAGAGAAGAAATATGGTAAGCAGATATCTTGGTTGAAGTCAGAAAGGAGGCTTTTGTTTGACCGTATAAATTCTTGGTTTAGTGAGATTTTGAATTCATTTACGGATATCCATGTTCGTTCAAAGTCCTTGAAGATGATGTTTCATCCAACATTGAGACGAAGTGAGGTTGAGGAAGAACTGTGGATGTTGCTTGTTAATGAGGAAAAGGAAGTGGGCAAGGACTTGTCTGAGAAGGCACTGGGAGTGGAAACAAAGTGGTTGAAAATGGAGAGCGagattagtaatatatgtaaGGAAGTAGAGAATTACTTGTTCGATGAACTAGTAGCAGAGTTGTTTTGCATTTGA
- the LOC116019485 gene encoding dirigent protein 24-like, whose product MAKFSLICIFFLVFTFGCTQSARILDETSPVTPLPATIPEEANPPETDDPVVTPPVAPAVAAPGVVDPPETDDPEVAPPTASAVTAPAVNVEPVGGPQPTEPEAVPVVSPVAAVAPPPGAAPVATTPGTSSATVANPTTDHPALSFFMHDILGGSQPSGRVVTGIVANSNANNLPFTQPNNQIFPINGGVPLNTINNVINNNNYPFLVGLNGQQQTNTLLQNAGNNNVVDSGDNQPFVTGGQLPSGLNIQQLMFGSITVVDNQITEGHELGSAVLGRAQGFYLASSLDGTSHTLALTAMFHGEHDHEHELGDTISFFGVHRTATPISHLAIIGGTGTYETAKGYATIETLPHVDQHTTDGVETITHFTVYITP is encoded by the coding sequence ATGGCCAAGTTTTCTCTGATATGCATTTTCTTTCTAGTTTTCACCTTTGGTTGTACTCAATCAGCAAGGATCCTTGATGAAACGAGCCCGGTCACCCCCTTGCCAGCGACTATACCTGAAGAAGCTAATCCACCGGAAACAGATGACCCCGTGGTGACTCCTCCGGTGGCACCAGCTGTGGCTGCCCCGGGAGTGGTTGATCCCCCGGAAACAGATGACCCCGAGGTGGCTCCTCCCACAGCTTCAGCTGTCACCGCCCCCGCTGTTAATGTTGAGCCAGTAGGGGGCCCTCAACCCACGGAGCCGGAAGCAGTGCCTGTCGTTAGCCCGGTTGCAGCAGTGGCTCCTCCTCCCGGGGCAGCCCCCGTTGCCACCACTCCTGGTACGTCATCTGCCACGGTGGCAAATCCCACTACAGACCACCCCGCGCTCTCTTTCTTCATGCATGACATTCTTGGTGGCTCGCAACCTTCAGGCAGAGTAGTCACCGGCATTGTTGCCAATTCTAATGCCAACAACTTGCCTTTCACCCAACCTAACAATCAAATCTTCCCCATCAATGGTGGAGTACCTCTCAACACCATCAACAATGTcattaacaacaacaattaCCCATTCCTCGTGGGCCTAAATGGTCAACAACAAACCAACACGCTCCTCCAAAACGCTGGCAACAACAATGTAGTCGATAGTGGAGACAACCAACCTTTCGTCACGGGTGGGCAGCTCCCTTCTGGTCTCAACATCCAACAACTCATGTTTGGCTCAATCACCGTCGTCGACAATCAAATAACCGAAGGGCACGAATTGGGATCAGCTGTTCTTGGAAGAGCACAAGGGTTTTACTTGGCTAGCTCTTTGGATGGCACTAGCCACACATTAGCCTTGACCGCAATGTTCCATGGTGAGCATGATCATGAACACGAACTTGGAGATACCATCAGCTTCTTTGGAGTTCACAGAACAGCTACACCGATTTCTCACCTGGCTATAATCGGCGGGACTGGCACGTATGAGACAGCTAAGGGTTATGCCACCATAGAGACTCTTCCGCATGTGGATCAGCACACAACTGATGGTGTGGAAACCATCACCCACTTCACTGTTTACATCACCCCTTGA
- the LOC116019693 gene encoding dirigent protein 25-like → MNEADSARNLDDHHPKHALHPHQQISFSMPHNIHTQTRPNAAPNDNLPPFSKPLLAGGYFPPVVAGIPYNPQPAGVRQPPTLDLGGLTLSFPAAATLRELELGTVVAIDEEVYSSAAASALVGKAEGVYVAASSGDGGSHMMAMTARFVGSGEYEDGLRLFGVLKNDAEESHLAVIGGTGRYDGANGYATVKPLDISGSTSSEGGDDGSYKILNFNAILREKAEG, encoded by the exons ATGAATGAAGCAGATTCAGCTAGAAATCTTGATGACCATCATCCCAAACACGCCCTTCACCCTCACCAACAAATCTCATTCTCCATGCCACACAACATCCACACCCAAACACGCCCTAACGCCGCCCCCAATGACAATCTCCCGCCTTTCTCCAAACCCTTACTCGCCGGCGGCTATTTCCCTCCCGTCGTCGCCGGCATCCCCTACAACCCACAACCCGCCGGAGTCCGGCAACCTCCGACGCTCGACCTGGGCGGCCTCACACTGTCGTTCCCGGCCGCCGCCACCCTCcgagagctcgagctcggcacCGTGGTGGCGATCGACGAGGAGGTTtactcctccgccgccgcctcgGCGCTCGTCGGAAAAGCGGAGGGCGTGTACGTCGCCGCCAGCTCCGGGGACGGCGGCAGTCACATGATGGCGATGACGGCGAGGTTTGTGGGGAGTGGAGAGTATGAGGATGGGTTGAGGTTGTTCGGAGTGCTTAAGAATGACGCGGAAGAATCGCACTTGGCTGTGATCGGCGGCACAGGGAGGTACGATGGAGCTAATGGGTATGCCACGGTGAAGCCTCTCGACATTTCAGGGTCTACATCATCGGAGGGTGGAGACGATGGATCctacaaaatcctcaatttcaat GCCATTCTAAGAGAGAAGGCGGAGGGATGA